From Primulina huaijiensis isolate GDHJ02 chromosome 15, ASM1229523v2, whole genome shotgun sequence, one genomic window encodes:
- the LOC140959203 gene encoding WEB family protein At5g55860-like produces the protein MFGFNVRTRYSGPASPRSVGSPVSAGSPTIMESPRATNSPRPDTGEIDTSAPFQSVKAAVSLFKDVGSPKAMPVNKKSKVDERVLEKETQHHMMLRELDYYKDQMRNAETAKAQALRELQRANRTMVDLTYKLETLSESKQAAIQSTEAAKTRATHLEKQKSMRAQLGSDAWKIDVENERELYKASSGELIAAKQELTNLRQDFDAAIEGKLAAFQQAEDSQHSIKVNEERQSQLSNEVAALRETLDQVKTASSQAIEEHTIIMEEKEALLQKHKTGKEEVEEEVKRLMEEYESEEVLEEKLEATTEAIRVMREQLNTVRESDLSSLATVESEIDDAKRALQEVVAEEKAIQKSVESLKLELEGLKKEQSESEQKALETESAIQQMQADVEKIKTEKAILEAEVMRRDAESFKQEAESARISAKEAEEKLVIALKEAEAAKLAEKLADDQIHNSPRTNADNSRGSGSMRKIKLSVEEFESMKKKIEDLTNKVDVNVATAMAQVEIVNTNERQLVTKVDEILKEMADIQSETEDALKRAEMAEAAKKVVEGELLKWRREERNEAGESSYISEAPLL, from the exons ATGTTCGGTTTCAACGTAAGAACAAGGTACAGCGGTCCAGCGTCTCCGAGGTCCGTTGGTTCTCCAGTCTCCGCTGGTTCTCCCACAATCATGGAAAGTCCAAGGGCCACGAACTCTCCAAGACCAGATACCGGAGAAATCGATACCAGTGCACCGTTTCAATCGGTCAAGGCTGCTGTGAGCTTATTTAAGGACGTTGGTTCGCCTAAAGCAATGCCTGTGAACAAGAAATCCAAAGTTGACGAG AGAGTTCTAGAGAAAGAGACACAACACCACATGATGCTTAGGGAACTTGACTACTACAAGGATCAGATGAGAAATGCCGAAACCGCAAAGGCTCAAGCATTACGTGAGCTGCAGAGGGCAAACAGAACAATGGTAGATCTAACATACAAGCTAGAAACCCTTAGCGAATCCAAGCAGGCTGCGATTCAATCAACAGAAGCCGCAAAGACTCGAGCCACTCATCTTGAAAAGCAAAAATCTATGAGAGCTCAACTGGGCAGCGATGCATGGAAAATAGATGTGGAAAATGAACGGGAACTCTACAAGGCGTCATCTGGAGAACTTATTGCTGCTAAACAAGAACTTACCAATCTTCGGCAAGATTTTGATGCAGCCATAGAAGGAAAATTAGCAGCTTTCCAGCAAGCAGAAGACTCCCAACATTCCATCAAAGTGAACGAAGAGAGACAAAGCCAGCTTTCAAATGAAGTTGCTGCCTTAAGGGAAACGCTTGACCAGGTTAAGACTGCCTCCTCTCAGGCCATAGAAGAGCACACGATAATTATGGAAGAAAAGGAGGCGTTATTACAGAAGCATAAAACCGGTAAGGAAGAAGTCGAGGAGGAAGTAAAGCGTTTGATGGAAGAATACGAGTCTGAAGAAGTTCTCGAGGAGAAGCTCGAGGCAACAACCGAAGCAATCAGGGTTATGCGGGAGCAACTTAATACAGTACGTGAATCAGATTTGAGTTCTTTAGCAACCGTAGAATCGGAAATCGATGATGCAAAAAGGGCTCTACAAGAAGTTGTTGCAGAAGAAAAAGCAATCCAAAAATCTGTCGAGTCGCTTAAACTGGAGCTAGAGGGATTGAAGAAGGAGCAATCTGAATCCGAACAGAAAGCATTAGAAACAGAATCAGCGATTCAGCAAATGCAAGCTGATGTTGAGAAGATAAAAACTGAAAAGGCTATACTTGAAGCAGAAGTGATGAGGAGAGATGCCGAGTCATTTAAACAAGAAGCCGAATCGGCAAGAATTTCAGCAAAGGAAGCTGAGGAAAAGCTGGTAATCGCACTAAAGGAAGCCGAAGCAGCCAAACTAGCTGAGAAACTCGCTGACGATCAAATCCATAATTCACCAAGAACTAATGCAGACAACTCACGAGGATCGGGATCTATGAGAAAGATCAAATTGTCGGTTGAGGAGTTCGAGTCGATGAAGAAGAAGATTGAGGACCTCACAAATAAGGTTGATGTAAATGTGGCTACTGCCATGGCTCAGGTGGAGATCGTGAACACAAACGAAAGACAACTGGTGACAAAAGTAGATGAAATTCTGAAAGAGATGGCGGATATACAATCAGAAACCGAAGATGCATTAAAGAGGGCAGAGATGGCCGAGGCCGCGAAGAAGGTTGTGGAGGGTGAACTCTTGAAATGGCGTCGAGAAGAGCGGAATGAAGCTGGTGAATCATCTTACATTAGCGAAGCACCGCTGTTGTGA